GCCGTGCCGGTTCCGGGCGAGGGGCCTCGCGACCCGGCGCCATTCATTGGCGCGTGGGCTCCGGACGAGGTGCCGGGCTGCGACGTGAGGGATCCGCAGCCTCGCCCGTGGCTCGCGGCCCCGGAGCGGCCGGCGCCTGGAGCGCTGGTGGACTACCGGGCTCGCGACGCGCAGTCACTGCTGGCGGTGATGCTGGAGCGGGCCCGCACGGTGATGGCGCCGTGGGAGGACCGGGGGCCCGCGGACTTCACGACCATGTTGCTGGAGGCCGTGGCCGCGCAGCTCGACTCGCTGGCGTACCAGCAGGAGCGCGCGGTGGTGGAGGGCTTCCTGGAGGACGCCCGGTTGCGGCGCTCCGTGGAGGACCATGCTCGCGGCTTGGACTACGCGCCGGACCCGGGGCTCTCCGCCACGGTGATGCTGCGGTTCCGGTTGGATCCGGAGGCGCTCGCGGCGCTGGTGAAGGCACGGCTGGAGGAGCTGGACCTGACGGTGCTTCCGCCCGGCACCACCGCGCTGGAGTTCCTCACCGGGGGCGGCGTGCTGGAGATTCCCGCCGAAACGCTGGTGGCGAATGCGTCCACGGACGAGCACTCACTGGTGTTCGTCACGGAGTCGCCCCTGTCGTACTTCCCCCGGCTGGAGGCCGTGACGCTCGCGGAGTCCGTGCAGCCGGGGGACACGGGCGCCACGCTCGCGGGCCTGTACCCGGAGCTGGAGCCCGGCCGGTGGTTGATCCTCTACCGGGGCCGTGGTGAGGCCGGACACGTGGTGCGCGTGACGTCCGTGGCGCTCGCCACCGATACGACCTTTGTCGGGTGGGATCCCCGCAGGTTCGCGCCGGAGGTGTTCCTGTCACCCGGAGACTCCGCGCCCGGGCCTCGTGCGACGGTGCTGGGCAACGTGGTGCCCGCGCATCATGGGCTGCCGGTGGCGCCGCTTCCAGAGGGCTTCGAGGCGGACTCGGCGGAGCCCTTCGCGCGCAGCCTCGCGCAGTGGCGCGCGTTGCTGTCCCCGGTCGTGGACGGCAGCGAGGCGCGCGAGTTCGCCCTGCCGTTCCATCCGGTCAGCGTCCAGGCCTCCGGGTATCCACTGCCGGGAGAGACGTCGCGGCGTGGGACGCCCCAGCTCCAGGTGAGCGTGGAGGACGACCCATGGACGCGGGTGGATGACCTGTCCGTCCAGGGGCCGGGGGATGAAGTGTTCGTGCTGCGCGCGACCCCCACCGGTGGCGCCAGCCTGCGCTGGGGCGATGGCGTCAACGGCGCCGCGCTGCCGCCTCGGGAGACGACGCTGGGATTGTCACTGCGCGTCGGGCTGGGGACGGTGGCCAACGTGGGGGAGGGCGTGCTCACGCGGTTGCTCCAGGTGCCGTTGGATCCACAGCGCTCCGCGTCCGCTGGCGAGCTGCTGGCTCAATCCATGGACGACTTGCGCGCGTTGGTGCGCGTGGACAATCCGCTGCCCGCGGTCGGGGGACGCGACGCGGAGTCGCTCGACGCCATTCGCTACCGGGCACCGGCTGGCGTGTCGCAGCCACTGTCCGCCGTCACGGTCGACGACTACGTGCGGATGCTCCAGCAGATGCCGGAGGTGGCGGGGGCTTCGGCACGCGCCGTGGACCGGGACCTGCGCACGGTCATCCGCGTGACGGTGTTGCTGCGCGATGAGGACACGCTCGACCGCGACGAGCTGCTTCGCCGGTGGACCGGGGTGCGCAGCCGGCTGGAGGAGATCCGGCTGCTGGGCGTGGACGTGGAAGCGCTGCCGCCCAAGTGGGTGCCGCTCGACTTGGACCTGGAGGTGGACGCCGCGCCCTATGCGCAGGCCGATCAGGTGCGGGACGCGGTGGTGGGCGCCATCGCCGGGGACGGCGGCCTGTTGGATCCGGACCGCTCCGGCCTGAACGGCGACGTGCAGCTCGCGGACCTGTACCAGGCGGTGCTGCGCGTACCGGGCGTGACGGCGGTGCGGGTGAAGCGCTTCCGCCGGCTGGAGCCCCACGCGCAGGAGCGGCTGGAGGCGGGAGTCATTCCCATTGGGCCGGACGAGGTGGCCACCGCTCGGGGCGGTTACTGGCCGGGTTCGGAAGGCGTCCTCACCGTGCAGGTGTGCGGAGGGCTGCGATGAGCCGCGTTCCCTTCACGCACCAGTCGCTGACGCATGATCAGCTCCGCACCCGGCTGAGCGAGTCGGCGCGCATCGTCTTCATCCGGCTGGACGAGGCGCCCACGTGGAATCCGCTC
This DNA window, taken from Corallococcus coralloides DSM 2259, encodes the following:
- a CDS encoding baseplate J/gp47 family protein, translating into MSARVLTLPLEASLAEAQAALATTPPGEVEWALPVGEGVLSTDLVIGTPAHALRLTGGPGVTLKLDGGTLEVTGLVTGLAGVAVVSVDAGLVLLGKRVEVSDVTVSATASGDCAALSVETPDGTVVIDALTVTQAKGEVATGLRLLATEARVTGLSVDGVKATVGEAFGVRAVCQRSQWADVSVRDVTGMETAVGLELAGFTRADLSGLTVSEVSGPNATGARVLVAREEGEGLSMVDVSVSGVAAFGVQWSIGLVAASVGALQVRGFTVQRVQGGFPMGVLALGGRSIEVAMGQVEDVTAGTRATGMRVLGGPSLEPVVVRDVEVSRVSAAPVPVSAEPAGSWSDWLTVALEALAASVVGPLTLPGFPIDADVVGLHVAAPLGGLEPVLDVGTPGEIAVEDCSLFVITGTALQLEGGLRTALVRRTEAWTSVHAGWLQAEQLLLAQLTWHRHAHGLRLGPGEVRAYDSLFTAIVGAPFVLAPDAELSASPALFAQGAAPPFLEVGPLPYRTPGAPEVPPVLLTGGLPPPETVDLRLVPDAAISRAAVPVPGEGPRDPAPFIGAWAPDEVPGCDVRDPQPRPWLAAPERPAPGALVDYRARDAQSLLAVMLERARTVMAPWEDRGPADFTTMLLEAVAAQLDSLAYQQERAVVEGFLEDARLRRSVEDHARGLDYAPDPGLSATVMLRFRLDPEALAALVKARLEELDLTVLPPGTTALEFLTGGGVLEIPAETLVANASTDEHSLVFVTESPLSYFPRLEAVTLAESVQPGDTGATLAGLYPELEPGRWLILYRGRGEAGHVVRVTSVALATDTTFVGWDPRRFAPEVFLSPGDSAPGPRATVLGNVVPAHHGLPVAPLPEGFEADSAEPFARSLAQWRALLSPVVDGSEAREFALPFHPVSVQASGYPLPGETSRRGTPQLQVSVEDDPWTRVDDLSVQGPGDEVFVLRATPTGGASLRWGDGVNGAALPPRETTLGLSLRVGLGTVANVGEGVLTRLLQVPLDPQRSASAGELLAQSMDDLRALVRVDNPLPAVGGRDAESLDAIRYRAPAGVSQPLSAVTVDDYVRMLQQMPEVAGASARAVDRDLRTVIRVTVLLRDEDTLDRDELLRRWTGVRSRLEEIRLLGVDVEALPPKWVPLDLDLEVDAAPYAQADQVRDAVVGAIAGDGGLLDPDRSGLNGDVQLADLYQAVLRVPGVTAVRVKRFRRLEPHAQERLEAGVIPIGPDEVATARGGYWPGSEGVLTVQVCGGLR